One Thermococcus kodakarensis KOD1 genomic window carries:
- a CDS encoding family 4B encapsulin nanocompartment shell protein, which translates to MSEILEVIERIIGELRSEGMNPNIMLAGPQFIEYSKDALKQINLKIYRIEELGYDAVIADSNYLGQIKKASRRVSVEPIIEEKEVWNEIKNLDV; encoded by the coding sequence ATGAGTGAGATACTCGAAGTGATAGAGAGGATAATAGGAGAACTGAGATCCGAAGGAATGAATCCCAACATAATGCTGGCGGGCCCGCAGTTCATAGAGTACTCAAAAGATGCACTGAAGCAGATAAACCTCAAAATATACAGAATTGAGGAGCTTGGCTATGATGCAGTCATAGCAGACTCCAACTATCTGGGCCAGATAAAGAAGGCATCAAGAAGAGTTTCCGTTGAACCCATAATCGAAGAAAAGGAAGTGTGGAACGAGATTAAAAACCTCGACGTCTAA
- a CDS encoding PadR family transcriptional regulator: protein MLPEEKIVRDMFTVPIKNMILLIIGLRGETHGYEILKEIEKIAWGIWKPSHGNLYTMLNKMVEEGLIEPKEEYQGRRRRVKYRLTENGWRWLQEANELALKSLYVAIEYHERMRKKLQEKGYSRQEFEREAIKEYLKILDGIIQILETKREQLRKMLEEGEEVTGTGS from the coding sequence ATGTTGCCCGAGGAGAAAATAGTGAGGGACATGTTCACGGTTCCAATAAAGAACATGATACTGCTGATAATCGGGCTTAGAGGAGAGACGCACGGCTATGAAATCCTCAAGGAGATAGAGAAGATAGCCTGGGGGATATGGAAGCCGAGTCACGGGAACCTCTACACCATGCTCAACAAAATGGTCGAGGAGGGCCTTATAGAGCCCAAGGAAGAGTACCAGGGAAGGAGGAGGCGCGTAAAGTACCGACTCACCGAGAACGGCTGGAGGTGGCTCCAGGAGGCCAATGAGCTGGCCCTTAAATCCCTCTACGTGGCCATCGAGTACCATGAAAGAATGAGGAAGAAGCTCCAGGAGAAGGGCTACAGCAGGCAGGAGTTCGAAAGGGAAGCGATTAAGGAGTACCTTAAAATCCTCGACGGCATAATACAAATTCTCGAAACAAAGAGGGAACAGCTGAGAAAAATGCTGGAAGAAGGAGAAGAAGTCACAGGAACGGGTTCCTGA
- the deoC gene encoding deoxyribose-phosphate aldolase, with amino-acid sequence MNKREIARYIDQTNLKPYATKEDIIKLCDEAIEYGFYAVCVNPYRVKLAKDYLREKNADVKVASVIGFPLGATPTEVKVFEAKRALEDGADELDMVINIGALKDKDYEYVKNDIAEVVKVAHERGAKVKVIIETCYLTEEEKVKACELAKEAGADFVKTSTGFGTGGATVEDVRLMRKVVGPEMGVKAAGGIRTYEQALEMIEAGANRIGTSSGVKIVEGAPDE; translated from the coding sequence ATGAACAAGAGGGAGATTGCACGGTATATTGACCAAACGAACCTGAAGCCCTATGCCACCAAGGAGGACATAATAAAGCTCTGCGATGAAGCCATTGAGTACGGTTTCTACGCGGTCTGTGTCAATCCTTACAGAGTCAAACTCGCCAAAGATTACCTGAGAGAGAAGAACGCCGACGTTAAGGTTGCGAGCGTCATAGGCTTTCCGTTGGGAGCAACCCCAACGGAGGTCAAGGTCTTCGAGGCAAAGAGGGCCCTTGAAGACGGCGCAGATGAGCTCGACATGGTGATAAACATCGGCGCCCTCAAGGATAAGGACTACGAGTACGTAAAGAACGACATAGCGGAAGTTGTCAAAGTCGCCCACGAGAGAGGGGCCAAGGTAAAGGTAATCATCGAGACCTGCTATCTTACCGAGGAAGAGAAAGTTAAGGCCTGCGAGCTGGCGAAGGAGGCCGGCGCCGACTTCGTTAAGACCTCGACCGGCTTCGGAACAGGGGGAGCGACTGTTGAAGACGTCAGGCTGATGAGGAAAGTCGTTGGGCCCGAGATGGGCGTTAAGGCAGCCGGAGGAATAAGGACGTATGAGCAGGCTCTTGAGATGATAGAGGCTGGAGCCAATAGGATTGGTACCTCCAGTGGAGTAAAAATAGTAGAGGGTGCCCCCGATGAGTGA
- a CDS encoding ECF transporter S component, with the protein MTDIISELAHYTPYVFLVAIVVFLAYIWVNREKFKSVNTIAIAGIAAALVAVATNVIKVPTPATGGYINLGDTMVMFTAMLFGPVIGAFAGGVGSALGDVMGGYPGWAPITLVVKGIEGLVVGYVAKRMQGNSGLIVGGTIGGLLMVTGYFLFEAYAFGVPAALEEVPGNLLQAVTGIIVGTLLTNAIKKRYPEVEALI; encoded by the coding sequence ATGACGGATATAATAAGCGAGCTTGCCCACTACACACCCTACGTTTTCCTCGTAGCCATAGTGGTGTTTCTGGCTTACATCTGGGTTAACAGGGAGAAGTTCAAGAGCGTCAACACAATAGCCATAGCAGGCATTGCTGCCGCGCTCGTTGCCGTGGCTACAAACGTCATCAAAGTCCCAACGCCGGCAACTGGAGGCTACATAAACCTCGGCGACACCATGGTCATGTTCACGGCGATGCTCTTTGGTCCTGTTATTGGAGCGTTTGCAGGTGGTGTCGGTTCGGCACTCGGCGACGTCATGGGTGGCTATCCTGGATGGGCTCCTATAACCTTGGTCGTCAAGGGCATTGAGGGACTTGTGGTGGGATATGTGGCGAAGAGAATGCAGGGGAACTCAGGGCTCATCGTTGGTGGAACAATAGGCGGGCTCCTGATGGTCACAGGTTACTTCCTCTTTGAGGCCTACGCCTTCGGAGTTCCGGCCGCGCTTGAAGAAGTACCGGGGAATCTCCTTCAGGCGGTTACGGGAATTATCGTAGGAACACTGCTCACGAACGCAATAAAAAAGAGATATCCAGAAGTGGAGGCACTAATTTAG
- the eno gene encoding phosphopyruvate hydratase, which produces MENPFEITNVIAREILDSRGNPTVEVEVYTPISMGRAAVPSGASTGTHEALELRDGGSRYHGKGVRRAVENVNKIIAPEIIGMDVTWQRDIDTLMLELDGTENKSNLGANAILGVSLAVAKAAANALGLPLYQYIGGTNAYVMPVPMSNVINGGVHAGNELDFQEFMIMPVGADSFREAIRWVSETYHVLKKVIMEKYGRNAVNVGDEGGFAPPMKEVTEPLDVLIKAIEEAGYKPGDEIAFALDAASSEFFDGEKGKYVVAGKEYDKGELLELYRELVTTYPIVSIEDPFHEEDWEGFVMITKELGSKVQIVGDDLFVTNPKRIRKGIEMGAANALLLKVNQIGTLSEAIDAAYTSFRAGYGVVVSHRSGETEDATIADLAVALNAGQIKTGAPARSDRNAKYNQLIRIEEELEGIAVYPGKKFRNPFL; this is translated from the coding sequence ATGGAGAACCCGTTTGAGATAACCAACGTTATAGCGAGGGAAATCCTCGACAGCAGGGGAAACCCAACGGTTGAGGTCGAGGTCTACACCCCGATAAGCATGGGCAGGGCCGCCGTTCCGAGCGGAGCAAGCACCGGAACCCACGAGGCTCTTGAGCTCCGCGACGGTGGAAGCAGGTACCACGGGAAGGGCGTCAGAAGGGCCGTTGAGAACGTGAACAAGATAATCGCCCCCGAGATCATCGGAATGGACGTCACCTGGCAGAGGGACATTGATACCCTCATGCTCGAGCTCGACGGTACCGAGAACAAGAGCAACCTCGGTGCTAACGCAATACTCGGCGTTTCTCTAGCCGTTGCCAAGGCGGCCGCCAACGCCCTTGGACTGCCGCTCTACCAGTACATAGGCGGAACCAACGCCTACGTCATGCCGGTTCCGATGAGCAACGTCATCAACGGCGGCGTTCACGCGGGCAACGAGCTCGACTTCCAGGAGTTCATGATCATGCCCGTTGGAGCTGACAGCTTCCGCGAGGCTATAAGGTGGGTATCCGAAACCTATCATGTCCTCAAGAAGGTCATCATGGAGAAGTACGGAAGGAACGCCGTGAACGTCGGCGACGAGGGTGGCTTCGCCCCGCCGATGAAGGAAGTAACTGAACCGCTCGATGTTCTCATCAAGGCCATCGAGGAGGCCGGCTACAAGCCGGGCGACGAGATAGCCTTCGCCCTCGACGCCGCTTCCAGCGAATTCTTCGACGGCGAGAAGGGCAAGTACGTGGTTGCTGGCAAGGAGTACGACAAGGGCGAGCTCCTTGAGCTCTACCGCGAGCTCGTCACGACCTACCCGATAGTCTCCATCGAAGACCCGTTCCACGAGGAGGACTGGGAAGGCTTCGTCATGATAACCAAGGAGCTCGGTAGCAAGGTACAGATCGTCGGCGACGACCTCTTCGTCACCAACCCGAAGAGGATAAGGAAGGGTATTGAGATGGGGGCTGCGAACGCGCTCCTCCTCAAGGTCAACCAGATTGGAACCCTCAGCGAGGCCATAGATGCCGCCTACACATCCTTCAGAGCAGGCTACGGAGTTGTAGTCTCCCACAGGAGCGGAGAGACGGAGGATGCGACAATAGCAGATCTCGCCGTTGCCCTCAACGCGGGCCAGATAAAGACGGGTGCCCCGGCCAGAAGCGACAGGAACGCCAAGTACAACCAGCTCATAAGGATAGAGGAGGAGCTTGAGGGAATAGCGGTCTATCCTGGAAAGAAGTTCAGGAACCCGTTCCTGTGA
- a CDS encoding ornithine aminotransferase, producing the protein MVVRPNVKELPGPKAKEVIERNFKYLAMTTQDPENLPIVIERGEGIRVYDVDGNVFYDFASGVGVINVGHSHPRVVEAIKKQAEKFTHYSLTDFFYENAIILAEKLIELAPGDIERKVVYGNSGAEANEAAMKLVKYGTGRKQFLAFYHAFHGRTQAVLSLTASKWVQQDGFFPTMPGVTHIPYPNPYRNTWGIDGYEEPDELTNRVLDFIEEYVFRHVPPHEIGAIFFEPIQGEGGYVVPPKGFFKALKKFADEYGILLADDEVQMGIGRTGKFWAIEHFGVEPDLIQFGKAIGGGLPLAGVIHRADITFDKPGRHATTFGGNPVAIAAGIEVVEIVKELLPHVQEVGDYLHKYLEEFKEKYEVIGDARGLGLAQAVEIVKSKETKEKYPELRDRIVKESAKRGLVLLGCGDNSIRFIPPLIVTKEEIDVAMEIFEEALKAALK; encoded by the coding sequence ATGGTGGTTAGACCGAACGTTAAAGAACTCCCCGGGCCCAAGGCTAAGGAGGTTATTGAGAGGAACTTCAAGTACCTTGCCATGACGACCCAGGATCCGGAGAACCTCCCAATAGTCATCGAGCGCGGTGAGGGTATAAGGGTCTATGACGTTGACGGAAACGTCTTCTACGACTTTGCGAGTGGTGTCGGTGTTATAAACGTCGGCCACTCCCACCCGAGGGTCGTCGAGGCCATAAAGAAGCAGGCCGAGAAGTTCACCCACTACTCGCTGACAGACTTCTTCTACGAGAACGCGATAATCCTCGCCGAGAAGCTCATCGAGCTGGCCCCCGGTGACATCGAGAGGAAGGTCGTCTACGGCAACAGCGGTGCCGAGGCCAACGAAGCTGCCATGAAGCTCGTCAAGTACGGAACCGGAAGGAAGCAGTTCCTAGCGTTCTACCACGCCTTCCACGGAAGGACACAGGCGGTTCTCAGCCTTACCGCCAGCAAGTGGGTCCAGCAGGACGGCTTCTTCCCGACGATGCCGGGCGTTACCCACATCCCCTACCCGAACCCCTACAGGAACACCTGGGGCATTGACGGTTACGAAGAACCCGACGAGCTGACCAACAGGGTTCTCGACTTCATCGAGGAGTACGTCTTCAGGCACGTTCCTCCGCACGAGATTGGAGCTATCTTCTTCGAGCCGATACAGGGTGAGGGCGGCTACGTTGTCCCGCCGAAGGGCTTCTTCAAGGCCCTCAAGAAGTTTGCCGACGAGTACGGAATACTCCTCGCCGATGATGAAGTTCAGATGGGCATAGGAAGGACCGGAAAGTTCTGGGCCATTGAGCACTTCGGCGTTGAACCTGACCTCATCCAGTTCGGAAAGGCCATCGGCGGCGGTCTCCCGCTGGCTGGTGTCATCCACAGGGCGGACATAACCTTTGACAAGCCCGGCAGGCACGCGACGACCTTCGGAGGAAACCCGGTTGCCATTGCCGCTGGAATAGAGGTCGTCGAGATCGTCAAGGAGCTCCTCCCGCACGTCCAGGAGGTCGGAGACTACCTCCACAAGTACCTCGAGGAGTTCAAGGAGAAGTACGAGGTCATCGGCGATGCCAGGGGTCTCGGTCTTGCTCAGGCAGTCGAGATCGTCAAGAGCAAGGAGACCAAGGAGAAGTACCCCGAGCTGAGGGACAGGATCGTCAAGGAGTCGGCCAAGCGCGGTCTCGTCCTCCTCGGATGCGGCGACAACAGCATCCGCTTCATACCGCCGCTCATCGTCACCAAGGAAGAGATCGACGTTGCCATGGAGATATTCGAAGAGGCCCTCAAAGCGGCTCTGAAGTGA
- a CDS encoding MMPL family transporter has product MAWNDWIAKHPKIVLAAWIVIIVLMAPLAGKLSELTDYSTEQMVSHEIESIKVQDLMAQEFTGAQNDNLTYLLITNINVNDENARKAYYSFKDRVEGKYASNVTSYYDALDMLWEMDYELTLNVTRMTANITGLLYTSVKGAHDGYGMALNQVLLLKNTTDMVKTSLVGTARGYVALKNNLTSLYTQLNATAGLLQMADGIYVQLCAQNPNMTAQERAQALQNELMVKVPESQQAIVPAVVQAVVSADPYCTGTLLSDEGLLENTTVELVYGMITNAGAPLPFEIPKEVLFQLYESGGSETVIDTMAGNMLRAQIAEQMGGLAPNPEALAEVILSEVVKDPYGIISGEKLEDATVSVVLALSPQKTEDTEKLVRALYNGADPKELARELFLKGMQEQMAGQEIPEEFAGVMNNLIEQVIQNYPMSEEELEKLVKDAVKSMVSEYAKNNPYGVEFNFDQDLLVDIAFKFKDNPQAISKDDVKPLAEQLWPIVKEKAGTYLSMLKSDDNTTLLITFIPFGRPGPSGDEFRYLAQNATEVKKVALEEFGKYFPEVKGALGGTPVQMHEMTKYGQEDNQKTSQASIIGALIVLFILMGGALLATFLPFTGVATSALTALGIAYLLAKGGILNVGSWAQMLTITTALGLGIDYSTYYVHRFKEYIAEGYDHEKAVAEALRRAKDAVLASAFTDIIAFASFVLAWEFPIFQQIGIIAPLAVVTVLVASLTFIPAITALIGDKSWFWWPRHIKHIETMDVHERSRIAEWVVKHAKVVLLIGLLIAVPATYTFFTFEGTHDISLFLPEGSETLTFMELSQEKLGASITSPNYVIIDIGHKITDDDLKLIDEITAHIAGMEGVKAVYSPTRPYGEPVSNLTLSAIKALGGDRFISKGGTMVMIQIDPVYAPTDEKAKELVEGLRSYMAELEKEGKIREGLVGGGAALSMDLTDRINDIFWHRIIPVALVLMFLSLIPTLKGLPAVVSTMITIFMGVMTSIWVSTWLFGKVFNQEVMWFLPLMVFVVLMGVGIDYNSFYLVKARDEFERRKPEEALIVAAGTMDMLVIGLAVVLASTYGALMLSSTWGTREMGFALSAGILLTAVMAVYFIGPAFMSLFGEKAWWPLFKSQKGAKKE; this is encoded by the coding sequence ATGGCGTGGAACGACTGGATAGCGAAACATCCCAAGATTGTGCTGGCGGCGTGGATAGTCATCATAGTCCTCATGGCGCCGCTCGCAGGAAAACTGAGTGAGCTTACCGATTACAGTACGGAGCAGATGGTCTCCCACGAAATCGAGTCAATCAAAGTTCAGGATTTAATGGCCCAGGAGTTCACGGGAGCACAGAACGACAACCTCACGTACCTTCTCATCACGAACATCAACGTGAACGATGAAAACGCGAGGAAGGCCTACTATTCTTTCAAAGACCGGGTTGAGGGCAAGTACGCCTCCAACGTTACATCCTACTACGATGCCCTGGATATGCTCTGGGAAATGGACTACGAGCTCACGCTCAACGTAACAAGGATGACCGCCAACATAACGGGGCTTCTCTACACGAGCGTCAAAGGCGCCCACGATGGCTATGGTATGGCCCTCAACCAGGTTCTTCTCCTCAAGAACACAACTGATATGGTAAAAACCAGCCTCGTCGGAACAGCCCGGGGATACGTTGCCCTTAAGAACAACCTTACGTCCCTTTACACCCAGCTCAACGCGACTGCAGGACTGCTTCAGATGGCCGACGGCATCTACGTCCAGCTCTGCGCCCAGAACCCGAACATGACAGCCCAGGAGAGGGCACAGGCACTCCAGAACGAACTGATGGTCAAGGTTCCCGAGAGTCAGCAGGCTATTGTTCCTGCGGTCGTGCAGGCGGTTGTCTCCGCCGACCCCTACTGCACGGGAACGCTCCTCTCCGACGAGGGGCTGCTTGAAAACACGACGGTTGAACTCGTGTACGGCATGATAACGAATGCTGGAGCTCCCCTTCCATTCGAGATTCCAAAGGAAGTTCTCTTCCAGCTCTACGAGAGCGGTGGTAGCGAGACCGTAATCGACACCATGGCAGGGAACATGCTCAGGGCCCAAATAGCCGAGCAGATGGGGGGCCTCGCTCCAAACCCGGAGGCCCTTGCAGAGGTCATCTTGAGCGAGGTCGTCAAAGACCCCTATGGAATAATAAGCGGCGAAAAACTCGAAGATGCAACTGTCAGTGTGGTTCTTGCCCTATCCCCGCAGAAGACTGAGGACACCGAGAAGCTGGTCAGAGCTCTCTACAACGGCGCGGACCCGAAAGAGCTCGCTAGAGAGCTGTTCTTGAAGGGAATGCAGGAACAGATGGCAGGCCAGGAAATTCCTGAAGAGTTCGCGGGGGTTATGAACAACCTCATCGAGCAGGTCATCCAGAACTACCCGATGAGCGAGGAAGAGCTCGAAAAACTTGTGAAGGACGCCGTTAAGTCCATGGTATCAGAATACGCAAAGAACAACCCCTACGGTGTGGAGTTCAACTTTGACCAGGACCTTCTCGTGGACATCGCCTTCAAGTTCAAGGACAACCCCCAGGCAATATCGAAAGATGATGTCAAGCCCCTCGCAGAACAGCTCTGGCCAATCGTCAAGGAAAAGGCTGGAACCTACCTGAGCATGCTCAAAAGCGACGACAACACTACGCTCCTGATAACCTTCATACCGTTTGGAAGGCCAGGTCCGAGCGGCGATGAATTCAGGTATCTCGCCCAGAACGCGACGGAAGTCAAGAAGGTGGCCCTCGAGGAGTTCGGAAAGTACTTCCCTGAGGTCAAAGGCGCCCTCGGTGGCACCCCCGTCCAGATGCACGAGATGACGAAGTACGGCCAGGAAGACAACCAGAAGACGAGCCAGGCGAGCATCATAGGCGCTCTCATCGTGCTCTTCATCCTGATGGGCGGCGCCCTCCTGGCGACGTTCCTTCCGTTCACGGGTGTTGCAACGTCTGCACTCACGGCCCTCGGAATAGCGTACCTCCTGGCCAAGGGCGGGATACTCAACGTCGGAAGCTGGGCACAGATGCTGACGATCACCACAGCCCTCGGTCTTGGAATTGACTACTCGACTTACTACGTCCACCGCTTCAAGGAGTACATTGCTGAGGGCTACGACCACGAGAAAGCGGTCGCAGAGGCACTTAGGAGGGCTAAGGATGCAGTCCTTGCGAGTGCGTTCACAGACATCATAGCCTTTGCCAGCTTCGTTCTGGCATGGGAGTTCCCGATATTCCAGCAGATTGGCATAATCGCGCCGCTTGCCGTTGTTACTGTCCTAGTAGCGAGCCTTACGTTCATCCCGGCAATAACAGCACTCATAGGCGATAAGAGCTGGTTCTGGTGGCCGAGGCACATCAAGCACATTGAAACCATGGACGTCCACGAGAGGAGTAGAATAGCCGAGTGGGTCGTTAAGCATGCCAAGGTAGTGCTCCTCATTGGCCTGCTCATAGCGGTTCCGGCAACGTACACGTTCTTCACGTTTGAGGGAACCCACGACATAAGCCTATTCCTGCCGGAGGGCAGTGAAACTCTCACCTTCATGGAGCTGAGCCAGGAGAAGCTCGGTGCCTCGATAACTTCGCCGAACTACGTGATCATAGACATTGGACACAAGATTACCGACGACGACCTTAAGCTGATCGACGAGATAACGGCCCACATAGCGGGAATGGAGGGAGTTAAGGCTGTCTATTCACCAACTAGACCCTACGGCGAGCCGGTCAGCAACCTCACGCTTTCAGCAATCAAGGCCCTCGGTGGGGACAGGTTCATCTCAAAGGGCGGTACCATGGTCATGATACAGATCGACCCGGTCTACGCTCCAACTGACGAGAAGGCGAAGGAGCTCGTCGAGGGCCTCAGGAGTTACATGGCCGAGCTTGAGAAGGAGGGCAAGATAAGGGAGGGCCTCGTCGGCGGTGGAGCGGCGCTCTCAATGGACCTCACAGACAGAATCAACGATATCTTCTGGCACAGGATAATCCCAGTGGCGCTGGTGCTGATGTTCCTGTCGCTAATCCCGACGCTCAAGGGACTCCCGGCGGTCGTCTCGACGATGATCACCATCTTCATGGGCGTCATGACGAGCATCTGGGTATCAACGTGGCTCTTCGGCAAGGTCTTCAATCAAGAAGTCATGTGGTTCCTGCCGCTGATGGTCTTCGTCGTGCTCATGGGAGTCGGCATTGACTACAACAGCTTCTATCTGGTTAAGGCCAGGGACGAGTTCGAGCGCAGGAAGCCCGAGGAAGCCCTCATAGTCGCGGCAGGAACGATGGACATGCTCGTCATAGGCCTTGCAGTAGTCCTTGCAAGCACATATGGCGCCCTGATGCTCAGCTCGACGTGGGGAACGAGGGAGATGGGCTTTGCCCTCTCAGCGGGAATCCTCCTGACAGCTGTTATGGCAGTGTACTTCATTGGGCCAGCCTTCATGAGCCTCTTTGGGGAGAAGGCCTGGTGGCCGCTGTTCAAGAGCCAGAAAGGTGCAAAGAAGGAGTGA
- the trxB gene encoding thioredoxin-disulfide reductase, protein MFSLGGFSRGGEYEKKTWDVLIIGAGPAGFTAAIYAARYGLETLIISKDLGGNMALTDLIENYPGFPEGISGSELTNRMHEQVKKLGVDVIFDEVVRIDPAECAYYEGPCKFTVKTANGKEYKARTIIIAVGAAPRKLRVPGEEELTGKGVSYCATCDGPLFKGKKVIVVGGGNTALQEALYLKSIGVDVTLVHRRQQFRADKILQDRFKESGIPAILDTVVTEIIGKDKVEAVRLKNVKTGEETVMEVDGVFIFIGYEPKTDFVKHLGITDEYGYIPVDMYMRTKVPGIFAAGDITNVFKQIAVAVGQGAIAANSAKEFLEEWKNKNSE, encoded by the coding sequence ATGTTCAGCCTTGGAGGATTCTCGCGCGGTGGGGAGTACGAGAAGAAGACCTGGGACGTTCTCATCATAGGAGCAGGGCCAGCTGGGTTCACAGCGGCCATTTACGCCGCCCGCTACGGCCTTGAGACACTGATCATAAGCAAAGACCTCGGCGGAAACATGGCCTTGACCGACCTCATAGAGAACTACCCCGGCTTCCCAGAGGGGATCAGCGGTTCAGAGCTGACCAACAGAATGCACGAGCAGGTGAAGAAGCTCGGCGTTGACGTTATCTTCGATGAGGTGGTGAGGATCGATCCAGCGGAATGCGCCTACTACGAGGGGCCGTGCAAGTTCACCGTGAAGACCGCCAACGGGAAGGAATACAAAGCCAGGACGATTATCATTGCCGTCGGTGCCGCACCGAGGAAGCTGAGGGTTCCTGGTGAGGAAGAGCTTACAGGAAAGGGCGTTTCTTACTGTGCAACCTGCGACGGCCCGCTCTTCAAGGGCAAGAAGGTCATAGTAGTCGGCGGTGGAAACACAGCCCTCCAGGAGGCCCTCTACCTCAAGAGCATCGGCGTTGACGTTACCCTCGTCCACAGGAGGCAGCAGTTTAGAGCCGACAAGATACTCCAGGACAGGTTCAAGGAGAGCGGTATCCCTGCGATACTCGACACTGTTGTTACAGAGATCATCGGAAAGGACAAGGTCGAGGCGGTTAGGCTGAAGAACGTTAAGACAGGAGAAGAAACCGTGATGGAGGTCGACGGCGTATTCATCTTCATCGGCTACGAGCCGAAGACCGACTTCGTGAAGCACCTCGGCATAACCGACGAGTACGGCTACATCCCGGTCGACATGTACATGCGCACCAAGGTTCCGGGAATCTTCGCCGCTGGAGACATAACAAACGTCTTCAAGCAGATAGCGGTGGCGGTCGGCCAGGGCGCAATAGCAGCTAACTCTGCAAAGGAATTCCTCGAAGAGTGGAAGAATAAGAACAGCGAGTGA